The following coding sequences are from one Sphingomonas sp. OV641 window:
- a CDS encoding DUF427 domain-containing protein yields the protein MENDIMHGGRQPGPDHPITIEPADARVIVRIGATVLAESVNALVLREATYPPVIYVPREEIAMDELEPSATSTHCPFKGDASYFSIAGGGTRDVAWSYEDPFDAMVAIKDHLAFYHDRVDTIETVEHD from the coding sequence TTGGAGAATGACATCATGCACGGCGGCAGGCAGCCCGGTCCTGACCATCCCATCACCATCGAGCCGGCGGACGCGCGCGTTATCGTGCGTATCGGCGCCACGGTCCTGGCTGAGAGCGTCAACGCACTTGTCCTGCGGGAGGCCACTTATCCGCCTGTGATTTACGTTCCCCGGGAAGAGATCGCGATGGACGAACTCGAGCCCAGCGCAACCAGCACGCACTGCCCCTTCAAAGGTGACGCTAGCTATTTCAGCATCGCCGGTGGCGGGACGAGGGACGTAGCTTGGTCATACGAGGATCCATTCGACGCTATGGTCGCAATCAAGGATCATCTCGCTTTCTATCACGATCGGGTCGACACAATCGAGACGGTGGAGCACGACTGA
- a CDS encoding LysR family transcriptional regulator has product MGAENFNDLAAFVAVARERSFTRAAAKQGVSQSALSQTVKALEARLGVRLLTRSTRSVSATEAGERLLRTLAPRFEEIEQELSALNALRDKPAGTVRITAGEHPAVSILQPALQRILPYHPDIHVEIVVDYGLTDIVAQGYDAGVRLGEQVAKDMIAVRIGPDMRMAVVGSPAYFATRPRPETPQDLTTHNCINIRLPTYGGLFAWEFERDGRELRVRVEGQIVVNHGAVRLASVLDGLGLAYVPEDQIVDHVASGRLIRVLEDWCAPFSGYHLYYPSRRHASPAFAVVLDALRHSDLRKTSVRS; this is encoded by the coding sequence ATGGGCGCCGAGAACTTCAACGACCTCGCCGCTTTCGTGGCGGTCGCAAGGGAGCGCAGCTTCACGCGCGCCGCGGCGAAGCAGGGTGTTTCCCAATCGGCGCTCAGCCAGACGGTCAAGGCCTTGGAAGCGCGACTTGGCGTGCGACTGCTGACACGTAGCACTCGGAGCGTGTCGGCAACCGAGGCGGGCGAGCGGCTGCTGCGCACCCTGGCGCCGCGTTTCGAGGAAATCGAGCAGGAGCTGAGTGCGCTGAACGCACTGCGCGACAAGCCCGCAGGCACGGTCAGGATCACCGCCGGCGAGCATCCGGCAGTCTCGATCCTACAGCCCGCCCTGCAACGCATCCTTCCCTACCACCCGGACATCCATGTCGAGATCGTGGTCGATTACGGTCTGACCGACATCGTGGCGCAGGGCTACGATGCCGGTGTGCGACTGGGCGAGCAGGTCGCCAAGGACATGATCGCGGTCCGGATCGGCCCCGACATGCGGATGGCAGTAGTCGGCTCGCCCGCCTATTTTGCGACGCGCCCGCGGCCCGAGACGCCACAGGACCTCACCACTCACAACTGCATCAACATCCGCCTGCCGACCTATGGCGGACTGTTCGCTTGGGAGTTTGAACGCGACGGTCGCGAACTCCGCGTGCGGGTCGAAGGGCAAATAGTAGTCAACCACGGGGCGGTACGGCTCGCCTCGGTCCTCGACGGCCTAGGCTTGGCCTACGTGCCCGAAGACCAGATCGTCGACCACGTCGCTTCAGGACGCCTCATACGAGTGCTGGAGGACTGGTGCGCGCCGTTTTCGGGCTATCATCTCTACTATCCCAGCCGACGGCACGCGTCTCCCGCGTTCGCGGTCGTGCTGGATGCACTTCGACATTCCGACTTGCGGAAGACATCGGTCAGAAGCTGA
- a CDS encoding aldo/keto reductase, whose translation MQNRELGQSGLEVSAIGLGCMGLSYGYGPATDRSEAVALIRAAHERGVTFFDTAEAYGPGDNEEVVGEALVPVRDQVVIATKFGFVNGVPAQGLDSRPERLRQVADEALKRLRTDYIDLFYQHRVDPNVPIEEVAGTVKELIQTGKVKHFGMSEAGPDAIRRAHAVQPLAALQSEYSMFWREPEAEILPLLEELGIGFVPFAPLGKGFLTGKLDPKAVFGQDDFRSTVPRFQADAMAANQALVDLVGTIAAEKGATPAQVALAWLLAQRPWIVPIPGTTKLHRLEENLGGVDVVLTADDLARIEQALSGIQVVGGRYPASHQDLINR comes from the coding sequence ATGCAGAACCGAGAACTCGGCCAATCCGGACTTGAGGTTTCGGCGATCGGCCTCGGCTGCATGGGCTTGAGCTACGGCTATGGCCCAGCGACTGACCGCAGCGAAGCGGTCGCGCTGATCCGTGCCGCGCACGAGCGCGGCGTCACCTTCTTCGACACTGCCGAGGCGTATGGCCCCGGCGACAACGAGGAGGTGGTCGGCGAGGCGCTGGTGCCCGTGCGCGACCAGGTGGTGATCGCCACCAAGTTTGGGTTCGTGAACGGCGTGCCGGCCCAGGGCCTCGACAGCCGGCCCGAGCGCCTCCGGCAGGTCGCTGACGAGGCGCTAAAGCGCCTCCGGACCGACTACATCGACCTGTTCTATCAGCACCGGGTCGACCCGAACGTGCCGATCGAAGAGGTGGCCGGAACGGTCAAGGAGCTGATCCAGACAGGAAAGGTCAAGCACTTCGGCATGTCGGAAGCCGGTCCCGACGCGATCCGTCGTGCTCATGCGGTGCAGCCGCTCGCCGCTCTCCAGAGTGAATATTCGATGTTCTGGCGTGAGCCGGAAGCGGAAATCCTGCCGCTGCTGGAGGAACTCGGCATCGGCTTCGTGCCGTTCGCGCCGCTCGGCAAAGGCTTCCTGACCGGCAAGCTCGATCCCAAGGCGGTGTTCGGGCAGGATGACTTCCGCAGCACCGTTCCCCGCTTCCAGGCCGACGCGATGGCGGCGAACCAGGCGCTGGTCGATCTTGTCGGCACGATTGCGGCCGAGAAGGGCGCGACGCCTGCGCAGGTCGCGCTCGCCTGGCTGCTCGCGCAGCGACCATGGATCGTGCCGATCCCCGGCACCACCAAGCTCCATCGGCTTGAAGAGAATCTCGGCGGCGTCGACGTGGTGCTAACGGCTGACGACCTCGCGCGCATCGAACAGGCGCTCTCCGGCATCCAGGTGGTGGGCGGACGCTATCCCGCCTCGCACCAGGATCTCATCAACCGCTGA
- a CDS encoding aldo/keto reductase, with product MTSNIPTVTLNNGVAMPSLGFGVFQVPDPAECERSVRDAIDVGYRLLDTAASYGNEEAVGTAIRNHGIDRGELFVTTKLWIEDASYEGAKAAFERSMNKLGLDYLDLWLIHQPYGDVYGAWRAMEELHKAGRIRAIGVSNFYPDRLVDFVLHNEVTPAVNQIETHPFHQQHEAEAILAEYKVQQEAWGPFAEGKNGLFSNDVLQSIANKHGKSIAQVVLRWLNQRGIVAIPKSVRKERMAENFAIFDFELDGDDIAKIATLDQKTSSFFDHRDPEKVRWLGTRKL from the coding sequence ATGACCAGCAACATCCCCACCGTCACGCTGAACAACGGCGTCGCCATGCCGAGCCTCGGGTTCGGCGTGTTCCAGGTGCCCGACCCCGCTGAGTGCGAGCGCAGCGTGCGCGACGCGATCGACGTCGGCTACCGGCTGCTCGACACCGCTGCCTCCTACGGCAACGAGGAAGCGGTCGGCACCGCGATCCGCAACCACGGGATCGATCGGGGCGAGCTGTTCGTCACCACTAAGCTGTGGATCGAGGACGCCAGCTACGAGGGCGCCAAGGCCGCGTTCGAGCGCTCAATGAACAAGCTCGGGCTCGATTATCTCGACCTTTGGTTGATCCACCAGCCCTATGGCGACGTGTACGGCGCGTGGCGGGCGATGGAGGAACTGCACAAGGCCGGCCGCATTCGCGCGATCGGCGTCAGCAACTTCTACCCCGATCGCCTCGTCGACTTCGTGCTCCACAACGAGGTGACGCCGGCGGTCAACCAGATCGAGACGCATCCTTTCCACCAGCAGCACGAGGCCGAGGCGATCCTGGCCGAGTACAAGGTCCAGCAGGAAGCCTGGGGGCCGTTTGCCGAGGGCAAGAACGGGCTGTTCTCCAACGACGTGCTGCAATCGATCGCGAACAAGCACGGCAAGAGCATCGCGCAGGTGGTGCTGCGCTGGCTTAACCAGCGCGGGATCGTCGCCATCCCGAAGTCGGTGCGCAAGGAGCGCATGGCCGAGAACTTCGCGATCTTCGACTTCGAGCTGGACGGCGACGACATCGCTAAGATCGCCACCCTCGACCAGAAGACCAGCAGCTTCTTCGATCACCGCGATCCCGAAAAGGTCAGGTGGCTCGGGACCCGCAAGCTCTGA
- a CDS encoding aldo/keto reductase — protein sequence MNDAVSGQVSRRGLLGVAGAGLAAASFSPAGAANTAPPATRTAGARRRLGSLEVSSVGLGVQNMHRTYQTTIPDRAEMIRIIRAAYERGVTLFDTAEAYGPFEDERILGEAAQPFRNQVVITSKFGWNIGPDGKRDAGDPLNSRPEHIKAAVEGSLKRLRTDRLDMVYQHRVDPAVPIEDVAGAIKDLKAQGKVLHWGLCEMGLETLRRAHAELPVTAVQNEYSMLWRGPEAEVLPLCEQLGIGFVCWSPLGVGFLTGAIDAQTAYAPGDIRAGETRFARENITANLALVSLLKRWAAAKQATLAQIALAWLIAQKPWIVPIPGTTQMAHMTENTGAMAVRFTPSELRELNAAVAAIRVKGDRLPPPVQAFSGVEAPPRRS from the coding sequence ATGAACGACGCTGTATCAGGACAGGTGAGCCGGCGCGGCCTACTCGGCGTTGCGGGCGCGGGGCTTGCCGCTGCGTCGTTCAGTCCGGCGGGCGCCGCAAACACTGCGCCGCCTGCGACGCGGACCGCCGGCGCGCGCCGCAGGCTCGGGTCGCTGGAGGTTTCCAGCGTCGGCCTGGGCGTGCAGAACATGCACCGAACATACCAGACCACGATCCCCGACCGCGCGGAGATGATCCGGATCATTCGCGCGGCCTACGAGCGCGGCGTCACCCTGTTCGACACTGCCGAGGCTTACGGCCCGTTTGAGGACGAGCGTATCTTGGGGGAGGCCGCACAGCCTTTCCGCAACCAGGTCGTCATCACCTCCAAGTTCGGGTGGAACATCGGCCCGGACGGCAAGCGGGATGCCGGCGACCCTCTCAATAGCCGTCCGGAGCACATCAAGGCAGCGGTTGAAGGATCGCTGAAGCGGTTGCGAACCGATCGCCTTGACATGGTGTACCAGCACCGCGTCGATCCCGCCGTGCCGATTGAGGACGTCGCCGGCGCGATCAAGGACCTGAAGGCGCAAGGGAAGGTGCTTCACTGGGGCCTGTGCGAAATGGGGCTGGAGACGCTGCGCCGCGCCCATGCCGAGCTGCCGGTGACAGCCGTTCAGAACGAATATTCCATGCTGTGGCGTGGCCCCGAGGCCGAGGTGCTGCCACTGTGCGAGCAGCTCGGCATCGGCTTCGTCTGCTGGAGTCCGCTCGGGGTCGGCTTCCTGACCGGCGCGATCGACGCGCAGACCGCCTACGCGCCCGGCGATATCCGCGCCGGCGAGACCCGCTTCGCTCGGGAAAACATCACGGCTAATCTGGCGCTGGTATCGCTCTTGAAGCGCTGGGCGGCCGCCAAGCAGGCGACCTTGGCGCAGATCGCGCTCGCCTGGCTGATCGCGCAGAAGCCCTGGATCGTGCCGATCCCCGGCACGACGCAGATGGCGCACATGACCGAGAACACGGGCGCGATGGCGGTCCGCTTCACGCCTTCCGAGCTACGGGAGCTGAACGCGGCCGTCGCGGCGATCAGGGTCAAGGGCGATCGGCTGCCGCCGCCCGTGCAGGCCTTTTCCGGCGTCGAGGCGCCGCCGAGGCGGTCGTGA
- a CDS encoding flavodoxin, which produces MTGAKTLVAYLTRSGNTRVIAETLQRQLGADLFEIRPARPYPADYEQHVAQATRERDSGFEPPLAARVDNIARYDEIYLGFPIWGATTPPPIRSFLKAHDLGGRTLRPFITHGGYGVGEAPSVLASHAPAARIENALVLEADQERRTLNQVRDWLGRLQA; this is translated from the coding sequence ATGACTGGCGCAAAGACGCTCGTCGCGTACCTGACGCGATCGGGCAACACGAGGGTGATCGCAGAGACGCTGCAACGCCAGCTCGGTGCCGACCTGTTCGAGATCAGGCCGGCGCGCCCGTATCCGGCGGATTACGAGCAGCATGTCGCGCAGGCGACGCGCGAGCGCGACAGCGGCTTCGAGCCGCCGCTCGCCGCCCGGGTCGACAACATCGCCAGATATGACGAGATCTACCTCGGCTTCCCGATCTGGGGTGCGACCACACCGCCGCCGATCCGCTCGTTCCTTAAGGCGCACGACCTCGGCGGCAGGACACTGCGACCGTTCATCACCCATGGTGGCTACGGCGTGGGTGAGGCCCCGTCCGTACTCGCCAGCCATGCGCCGGCTGCGCGCATCGAGAACGCCCTTGTGCTGGAAGCCGATCAGGAACGCAGGACTTTGAACCAGGTGCGTGACTGGCTTGGGCGTCTTCAGGCCTAG
- a CDS encoding pyridoxamine 5'-phosphate oxidase family protein, which translates to MKTLEQLSEAMRKIDFTMLTTVASDGGLAARPMSNNQDVEYDGDSYFFALEDADTVREIEANPRVGLTLHGNSGLLGKPPLFIAAAGTAQIIRDKAAFEQHWVKDLERWFEQGVDTPGLVLIKAHADHLHYWDGEDQGEVTT; encoded by the coding sequence ATGAAGACGCTCGAACAGCTATCCGAGGCGATGCGCAAGATCGATTTCACCATGCTGACCACAGTCGCGAGCGACGGGGGGCTCGCTGCGCGGCCGATGAGCAACAACCAGGATGTGGAATACGACGGTGACAGCTACTTTTTCGCGCTGGAAGACGCCGACACCGTGCGTGAAATTGAGGCCAACCCTCGGGTTGGGCTAACGCTACACGGCAACAGCGGATTGCTTGGCAAGCCGCCGCTGTTCATCGCAGCCGCGGGCACAGCCCAGATCATCCGCGACAAGGCCGCTTTTGAGCAGCACTGGGTCAAAGATCTCGAGCGCTGGTTTGAACAGGGCGTCGACACACCGGGGTTAGTGCTGATCAAAGCTCATGCTGACCACCTGCATTACTGGGACGGCGAGGACCAGGGCGAAGTCACGACATAA
- a CDS encoding EAL domain-containing protein: MLDPLLRTTACSSARSQHPKGKRRLGSRPSHPRRRFEWLADAGLAIAIDDYGVGLSSLTYLRQMPASELKIDMSFIRDVAESHRDPLIVRSTIDLAHGLGLRVTAEGVDKAETLALLTIMGCDYVQGFHIAPAYPLDRCIDFMLTWTSPELQLPDFAQELRRFIRS, encoded by the coding sequence ATGCTTGATCCGCTGTTGCGCACAACAGCCTGTTCAAGCGCGCGTTCCCAACACCCAAAGGGCAAGCGACGGCTAGGCTCGCGTCCCTCCCATCCCCGCAGACGTTTCGAGTGGCTCGCCGATGCGGGGCTTGCCATCGCCATCGATGACTATGGCGTTGGCCTGTCTTCGTTAACGTATCTGCGTCAGATGCCGGCAAGCGAACTGAAGATCGACATGAGCTTCATTCGCGATGTCGCCGAAAGTCACCGTGATCCGCTGATCGTGCGCTCAACCATCGATCTGGCACATGGCCTTGGTTTACGCGTGACCGCCGAGGGCGTCGACAAGGCCGAAACGCTGGCATTGTTGACGATCATGGGCTGCGACTACGTGCAGGGCTTCCACATCGCCCCCGCATACCCGCTCGATCGCTGTATCGACTTCATGCTGACCTGGACGTCACCAGAGCTCCAGCTCCCGGATTTTGCCCAAGAATTGCGGCGCTTCATCCGTTCCTAG
- a CDS encoding MFS transporter — protein MMWLAPQTFVTEAERERGLRLLVMEAAFSGGTAALTTGVILTAFALHLGASNIMIGVLASTPFLAQLLQLPAIMLVERWRRRKMIAVVSSLIGRAMLAIMAALAFFSGTLPLLLFLAAQIILCGFGAVGACAWNAWMRDLAPEERLGRVFARRTMRLSAISLLLGLAAAFALDLTPAGSFARNLVFAGMFAIGCVTGMISARVVAAMPEPLMPAAPGPVRLGALLREPLRDLNFRRLLAFVASWQFAINFATPFFTVFIVRQLGFDVSFVMVLGVVSQVANIGALRMWGTLSDRYANKSVLAVCAPTYIIAIVAMIGASQFGSRELVKLWLVALHLVMGASIAGVTLTSTNIALKLSPKGSATAYVAANAMVTAVAAGVAPIVGGLLAEVFAARRFELLARWSGPNGVLSLPILVTAWDFYFLIAGLIGLYAIHRLSLVAEHGEIERREMVNQVISETRRTIRNISSVAGLRAATDLPGALLRDARLGVRLRRARAGKAARDQS, from the coding sequence ATGATGTGGCTCGCTCCGCAGACATTCGTCACCGAAGCGGAGCGAGAGCGTGGCCTGCGCCTGCTGGTGATGGAAGCGGCCTTCTCCGGCGGAACGGCGGCGCTCACCACCGGCGTGATCCTGACCGCCTTTGCGCTACATCTGGGTGCGTCAAACATCATGATCGGTGTGCTCGCCAGCACGCCCTTTCTGGCGCAGCTGCTGCAGCTGCCTGCGATCATGCTGGTCGAGCGCTGGCGCCGCCGGAAGATGATCGCGGTTGTCTCCAGCCTGATCGGACGGGCGATGCTGGCGATCATGGCGGCGCTCGCTTTTTTCAGCGGCACGCTGCCGCTGCTCCTGTTTCTCGCCGCGCAGATCATCCTGTGCGGGTTCGGCGCAGTGGGTGCGTGCGCGTGGAATGCGTGGATGCGCGATCTGGCGCCGGAGGAGCGGCTGGGTCGCGTATTCGCGCGGCGGACGATGCGGCTGAGCGCGATCAGCCTGCTGCTCGGGCTGGCTGCCGCGTTCGCGCTCGACCTGACGCCCGCCGGCTCCTTCGCACGCAATCTGGTGTTCGCGGGCATGTTCGCGATCGGCTGCGTCACGGGGATGATCAGCGCGCGCGTGGTCGCTGCCATGCCCGAGCCGCTGATGCCGGCCGCGCCGGGCCCTGTGCGGCTCGGTGCGCTGCTCCGCGAGCCGCTACGCGACCTGAACTTCCGCCGGCTGCTGGCCTTTGTGGCGAGTTGGCAGTTCGCGATCAACTTCGCGACCCCCTTCTTCACCGTGTTCATCGTTCGCCAGCTGGGCTTCGACGTCAGTTTCGTGATGGTGCTCGGCGTAGTCAGCCAGGTCGCCAATATCGGCGCGCTGCGGATGTGGGGAACGCTCAGCGATCGCTATGCCAACAAGTCCGTGCTGGCGGTGTGTGCGCCCACCTATATCATCGCGATCGTGGCGATGATCGGCGCGTCGCAGTTCGGATCGCGCGAGCTGGTCAAGCTATGGCTGGTCGCGCTGCACCTTGTCATGGGTGCGTCGATTGCCGGCGTGACGCTGACCAGCACCAATATCGCGCTGAAGCTGTCGCCCAAGGGATCGGCGACCGCCTATGTCGCGGCGAATGCGATGGTCACCGCGGTTGCGGCGGGCGTGGCGCCGATCGTCGGCGGGCTATTGGCGGAGGTCTTCGCGGCACGGCGCTTCGAGCTGCTGGCGCGCTGGTCGGGGCCGAACGGCGTGCTCTCGCTGCCAATCCTGGTGACCGCTTGGGATTTCTACTTCCTGATCGCCGGGCTGATCGGTCTCTATGCCATTCATCGCCTGTCGCTGGTTGCCGAACATGGCGAGATCGAGCGGCGCGAAATGGTCAATCAGGTGATCAGCGAGACGCGGCGCACGATCCGCAACATATCCTCGGTCGCGGGCCTGCGCGCGGCCACCGACCTGCCGGGCGCGCTGCTGCGTGATGCGCGGCTCGGCGTTCGCCTGCGCCGCGCACGTGCGGGAAAAGCTGCAAGGGATCAGTCGTGA
- a CDS encoding SDR family oxidoreductase, which yields MTLKDKRILLTGGTTGIGRAMLLLFARAGARVLTMGRDGEALEEALSAAREHGGALHGLIADLGKREDVERIFAAVDEKLGGLDILVSNAALGAEPIDDMADDAWRYVIDVNLTGALACTRGALARFPKGQGQVVIIGSISADIHAPGESVYSATKAGLQAFAETLRKEVAARGVRVSLVEPGSVGSDMQEPDDDEQQAMIAREEMLRAEDIAEAVAFILTRSHRVDVVSLRIEPRLQALT from the coding sequence ATGACCCTGAAGGACAAGCGGATCCTGCTGACCGGCGGCACCACCGGCATCGGGCGCGCGATGTTGCTGCTTTTCGCGCGCGCCGGCGCACGGGTGCTCACGATGGGGCGCGACGGCGAGGCGCTGGAGGAGGCGCTGAGCGCAGCGCGAGAGCACGGCGGCGCGTTGCACGGCCTGATCGCGGACCTTGGCAAGCGCGAGGACGTCGAACGGATCTTTGCCGCCGTCGACGAGAAGCTGGGCGGGCTCGACATCCTGGTCTCCAATGCCGCGCTCGGTGCCGAACCGATCGACGACATGGCGGATGACGCTTGGCGGTACGTCATCGACGTCAACCTGACCGGCGCGCTCGCCTGCACGCGCGGCGCGCTGGCGCGCTTCCCGAAGGGACAAGGTCAGGTCGTCATCATCGGCTCGATCAGCGCCGATATCCATGCGCCCGGCGAGAGCGTCTATTCCGCGACGAAGGCCGGCCTCCAGGCATTCGCCGAGACGCTGCGCAAGGAAGTGGCGGCACGCGGCGTGCGCGTCAGCCTGGTCGAGCCGGGGTCGGTCGGGTCCGACATGCAGGAGCCCGACGACGACGAGCAACAGGCGATGATCGCGCGCGAGGAGATGCTGCGCGCCGAGGACATCGCGGAGGCCGTCGCGTTCATCCTGACGCGATCGCATCGCGTGGACGTGGTCAGCCTGCGTATCGAGCCGCGTCTCCAGGCGCTGACGTGA
- a CDS encoding ligase-associated DNA damage response exonuclease, protein MPKLGDWLEPHPHGIYVRPADAWIDPSTPEPRALVTHGHADHARGGHGAVWATPETLAIMDARYGAQAGHPVAYGESVRLGEVDATFVPAGHVLGSAQILLEHRGERIVVSGDYKRRPDPTCAPFEPIACDVFITEATFGLPVFRHPDTGDEIDKLVARLHANPERCVLVGAYALGKAQRVIAELRERGHEAPIYLHGALQRLCDLYAEHGVRLGELIPVTGVPKAAMAGHVVMCPPSALNDRWSRRLPDPITAMASGWMRVRQRARQKLVELPLIMSDHADWDELTHTIEEIAPREVWVTHGREEALIHWCAMRQIKARALALVGFEDEDD, encoded by the coding sequence ATGCCCAAGCTTGGCGACTGGCTCGAACCTCATCCCCACGGCATCTATGTTCGCCCGGCCGACGCCTGGATCGACCCGTCCACGCCCGAGCCGCGCGCTTTGGTGACGCATGGCCATGCCGATCACGCCCGCGGCGGGCATGGCGCGGTATGGGCGACGCCCGAGACGCTGGCGATCATGGACGCGCGCTATGGCGCCCAGGCCGGCCATCCGGTGGCTTATGGCGAAAGCGTGCGGCTGGGTGAGGTGGACGCGACGTTCGTGCCGGCGGGCCATGTGCTTGGCTCCGCGCAGATCCTGCTGGAGCATCGCGGCGAGCGGATCGTGGTCTCGGGGGATTACAAGCGGCGGCCCGACCCGACCTGCGCCCCGTTCGAGCCGATCGCCTGCGACGTGTTCATTACCGAGGCGACGTTCGGCCTTCCCGTCTTCCGCCACCCGGATACGGGCGACGAGATCGACAAGCTGGTCGCGCGGCTGCACGCCAACCCGGAACGCTGCGTGCTGGTCGGCGCCTATGCGCTTGGCAAGGCGCAGCGCGTGATCGCGGAACTGCGCGAGCGCGGGCATGAGGCGCCGATCTATCTTCACGGCGCGCTGCAGCGGTTGTGCGACCTTTATGCCGAGCATGGCGTGCGGCTGGGCGAGCTGATCCCGGTGACCGGTGTTCCCAAGGCGGCGATGGCGGGCCATGTCGTGATGTGCCCGCCGAGCGCGCTCAACGATCGCTGGTCGCGCCGCCTGCCCGATCCGATCACCGCCATGGCGAGCGGCTGGATGCGGGTGCGCCAGCGCGCACGGCAGAAGCTGGTCGAGCTGCCGCTGATCATGTCCGACCATGCCGACTGGGACGAACTGACGCACACGATCGAGGAGATCGCGCCGCGCGAAGTTTGGGTGACGCATGGGCGCGAGGAGGCGCTGATCCATTGGTGCGCGATGCGCCAGATCAAGGCGCGCGCGCTGGCGCTGGTCGGTTTCGAGGACGAGGACGACTGA